From a single Pelodiscus sinensis isolate JC-2024 chromosome 4, ASM4963464v1, whole genome shotgun sequence genomic region:
- the KCNA4 gene encoding potassium voltage-gated channel subfamily A member 4 — MEVAMVSAESSGCNSHMPYGYAVQARARERERLAHSRAAAAAAVAAATAAVEGGASGGGGPYHHYHQIQSRGASSSHDGNAPHSSLPWHQSSRRRKRGRKRSHYLSSRECGASFLCSELLPLSGSEEKILKDLSEEEEEDEEEDEEDEEEGKFYYSDEDEVDECSYLDHPPDDGGGDGGPGGYSTVRYSEYECCERVVINVSGLRFETQLKTLAQFPETLLGDPAKRGRYFDPLRNEYFFDRNRPSFDAILYYYQSGGRLKRPVNVPFDIFTEEVKFYQLGEEAMLKFREDEGFVKEEEDKALPDNEFKKQIWLLFEYPESSSAARGIAIVSVLVILISIVIFCLETLPEFRDNKELILSLGLGKGLFNETLHLDSGGHTIFNDPFFIVETVCIIWFSFEFTVRWFACPSKAVFIKNIMNIIDIVSILPYFITLGTELAQQQGSNGQQAMSFAILRIIRLVRVFRIFKLSRHSKGLQILGHTLRASMRELGLLIFFLFIGVILFSSAVYFAEADEPSTHFQSIPDAFWWAVVTMTTVGYGDMKPITVGGKIVGSLCAIAGVLTIALPVPVIVSNFNYFYHRETENEEQTQLTQNAVSCPYLPTNLLKKFRSSSSSSTEGKSEYLEMEEGVKESLCVKEKKCQDTGNDSETEKKNCVNSKSVETDV, encoded by the coding sequence ATGGAGGTTGCAATGGTGAGTGCAGAGAGCTCTGGCTGCAACAGCCACATGCCCTATGGATATGCTGTCCAGGCTCGGGCTCGGGAGAGAGAAAGACTGGCACACTCGAGGGCagcggcagctgcagctgtggcagcagcaacagcagcagtagAAGGCGGCGCCTCGGGAGGAGGTGGTCCCTATCATCACTACCACCAGATACAGAGTCGGGGGGCTTCTTCTTCTCACGATGGCAATGCACCACATAGCAGTTTGCCCTGGCATCAAAGCAGTAGAAGGAGAAAGCGAGGGAGAAAAAGGAGCCACTATTTGAgtagcagggagtgtggggcctccttcctctgttctgagctgctgcctctaagTGGCTCTGAAGAGAAGATACTGAAGGACTTgagtgaggaggaagaggaggatgaggaggaggatgaagaagatgaggaggaagggaagttctACTACAGTGACGAGGATGAAGTGGATGAATGTTCGTATTTGGACCACCCACCTGATGATGGTGGAGGTGACGGCGGCCCTGGGGGCTACAGCACAGTGCGCTACAGCGAGTATGAGTGCTGcgaacgggtagtgatcaatgtaTCAGGACTGCGGTTTGAGACTCAGCTGAAGACCTTGGCTCAGTTTCCTGAAACATTGCTGGGGGATCCGGCAAAGCGGGGTAGGTACTTTGACCCACTCAGGAATGAGTACTTCTTCGATCGGAACCGGCCCAGCTTTGATGCTATCCTGTACTACTACCAGTCTGGGGGCCGGCTGAAGAGGCCAGTTAATGTGCCCTTTGACATCTTCACCGAGGAAGTGAAATTCTATCAACTTGGGGAAGAGGCCATGCTCAAGTTCAGGGAGGATGAAGGGTTTGTCAAAGAGGAAGAGGACAAGGCTTTGCCTGACAATGAGTTCAAGAAGCAGATCTGGTTGCTATTTGAGTATCCTGAGAGTTCCAGTGCAGCCAGAGGCATTGCCATTGTCTCTGTCTTGGTCATCTTGATCTCCATCGTCATCTTCTGTCTAGAGACTTTGCCAGAATTCAGAGACAACAAGGAGCTTATACTGTCCCTGGGCTTGGGCAAGGGACTTTTCAATGAGACTCTGCACCTGGATAGTGGGGGGCACACCATTTTCAATGACCCATTTTTCATCGTGGAGACAGTCTGCATCATCTGGTTCTCCTTTGAGTTTACAGTGCGATGGTTTGCCTGCCCCAGCAAAGCAGTCTTCATCAAGAACATCATGAACATCATAGATATTGTCTCCATCTTGCCTTACTTCATCACCCTGGGcacggagctggcccagcagcagggcagtaATGGTCAACAGGCCATGTCTTTTGCTATCCTGAGGATCATCCGTCTGGTCAGGGTGTTCCGCATCTTCAAGCTCTCCAGACACTCTAAGGGTTTGCAGATCCTAGGTCATACACTCAGAGCCAGCATGAGAGAGCTGGGGCttctcattttctttctctttattggagtcattttgttttccagtgCTGTTTACTTTGCAGAAGCAGATGAACCTTCCACTCATTTTCAAAGCATCCCAGATGCCTTTTGGTGGGCTGTGGTGACCATGACTACAGTTGGTTATGGGGACATGAAACCCATAACTGTGGGTGGGAAAATAGTCGGGTCCCTGTGTGCCATCGCAGGGGTATTAACCATTGCTTTACCAGTGCCAGTGATTGTCTCCAATTTTAACTATTTCTATCACAGAGAGACTGAGAATGAAGAACAAACACAGCTGACACAAAATGCAGTCAGTTGTCCATACCTCCCAACAAATTTACTGAAGAAATTTAGAAGCTCATCATCTTCTTCCACAGAGGGTAAATCAGAGTATTTGGAAATGGAAGAAGGAGTTAAAGAGTCTCTTTgcgtaaaggaaaaaaaatgtcagGACACAGGGAATGACAGTGAGACAGAGAAGAAAAACTGTGTAAATTCAAAATCAGTGGAAACTGATGTGTAA